One part of the Lycium ferocissimum isolate CSIRO_LF1 chromosome 8, AGI_CSIRO_Lferr_CH_V1, whole genome shotgun sequence genome encodes these proteins:
- the LOC132066967 gene encoding serine/threonine-protein phosphatase 7 long form homolog, with protein MVIFSARVGFCCRPFTLTCASQTCSIRLERTPLRLMLTDVRVYTYSSYSGPSYSRTLRGSHISLRYLRYIDDLAEIGCYSWGAAVLGYMYRGFCRCSMGTRVEVPAFCSLLQIWVWTRLRPFQPIPADPPADYLTVPMPYARRCSRGVRRRMETYHSLLPFRDQLDRMTAQTAFIWMPYDHILDELPAFCRAGQHMWMSRCPLIHMVIVEYHAPDRVLRQFGYVQNIPAATVWEHDHYARDERKGVDDA; from the exons ATGGTCATATTTTCGGCCAGAGTCGGCTTTTGTTGTCGACCCTTTACGCTCACTTGCGCCTCACAGACATGCAGCATCCGATTGGAGAGGACACCCCTCAGGCTGATGTTGACCGACGTGCGCGTCTATACCtactcatcatattcggggCCATCCTATTCCCGAACACTTCGGGGTTCGCATATAAGCTTGAGGTATCTTCGGTATATCGACGATCTCGCCGAGATaggatgttatagttggggCGCTGCTGTGCTGGGCTACATGTATCGAGGATTCTGTCGATGTTCTATGGGCACGAGGGTAGAGGTCCCTGCATTTTGCTCGCTCCttcag atatgggtgtggactaggttgagaccttttcagCCCATACCAGCTGACCCTCCCGCTGACTATCTTACTGTCCCGATGCCATACGCGCGGAGATGTTCGCGAGGCGTACGCCGACGTATGGAGACGTACCACAGCCTTCTCCCGTTTAGGGATCAGCTAGACCGCATGACGGCGCAGACg GCTTTTATATGGATGCCGTATGATCATATTTTGGATGAGTTGCCGGCGTTTTGTAGGGCTGGTCAGCACATGTggatgtcgcggtgtccattgatacatatGGTTATCGTTGAGTATCACGCGCCCGACCGCGTGTTACGGCAGTTTGGGTATGTACAGAATATACCCGCGGCTACGGTTTGGGAGCATGACCACTATGCGAGGGACGAGCGTAAGGGCGTCGATGATGCATAG